The sequence ACGGCCGACCCGCAACTCCCGCGCTGCTCGCTGCAGCGCCCAGATCGGCTGGCCGGCTCACCTCGGGCGTCTCCTCTCGGGTACAAGAAGCCGCGCCGGGTAGCTAAGGGCTGTCCCGTAGGCCCAGGTCAGCGTACTCGTCCCCGCGCCTTCAGGGGCCCGGGCGGAACTTCGGGGGCAATCAACCGGTCACCGTCGTAGCCCTGCACCTCGCCAAAGCGAGCACCGTCCATCCAGTCCGAACGCGCCTCTTCGATCTCTTCCTGCGACCGCCCCACGAAGTTCCACCACATGAGGATCTTCTCCTCGAACGGTTCGCCGCCGAGCAGCATCAGGCTGCTGTCGGAGTCGGCGCGCAGGGGCAGTTCGCTGCGTCCACAGCCGAGGTAGAGGAGGGCGCCGGGGGCGAGGCGCACCCCGTCGACCTCGCTCTCGCCGGAGATGGCCAGCGCCGCGTACTCGAAGTCGGGGTCGACCGGCAGGCGGGCGTCCGTGCCGGCGGCGAGCGTGAGGTCGGCACCGGCCAGCGGGGAGTAGGTGGTGCCGGGTGAGGCGGCGCCGGCCAGCTCGCCCAGGACGACGGTGGCGGACAGTCCGCCACCGCCGGTGATCACCGGCAGTTCGGTGTGGTGCTCGAAGGCCGGGGCGGTGTCGCGGTGTCCGCCGGGCAGCGCCACCCACAGCTGGGCGCCGTGCAGGATGCGGCCATGGCCGGCCGGTGACTCCTCGGAGTGGGCGATGGCCCGGCCCGAGGTCATCAGGCCCAGCTCCCCCGGCCGTACGGTCTGCAGGCTGCCGAGGCTGTCGCGGTGCAGGACCTCGCCCTCGCGCAGCCAGCTGACGGTCTGCAGGCCCATGTGCGGGTGCGGCGGCACCTGCATCCCGGGCTCACCGGCGATGTCGTCGGGGCCGTAGTGGTCGACGAAGCACCAGGCGCCGACCATCCGCCGGCCGAGGTTCGGCAGGAGTCTGCGGACGACGGTGCTCTCACCGAGCGGCACCTGCTTACCGGGCTGGACGTCGCGGACCGGGCCCGTACGGCCGTTGCCGCCGCACGGATGGGGCGCGGGTCTGAGGTCGAGGTTGCTCATGGCGCCACGATAGGCACGGCCGGGGGTACGGCCCGGGCAGGCGCACGAGCTGCCCGGGGTGACGCCCCGTCACA is a genomic window of Streptomyces sp. Edi2 containing:
- a CDS encoding pirin family protein → MSNLDLRPAPHPCGGNGRTGPVRDVQPGKQVPLGESTVVRRLLPNLGRRMVGAWCFVDHYGPDDIAGEPGMQVPPHPHMGLQTVSWLREGEVLHRDSLGSLQTVRPGELGLMTSGRAIAHSEESPAGHGRILHGAQLWVALPGGHRDTAPAFEHHTELPVITGGGGLSATVVLGELAGAASPGTTYSPLAGADLTLAAGTDARLPVDPDFEYAALAISGESEVDGVRLAPGALLYLGCGRSELPLRADSDSSLMLLGGEPFEEKILMWWNFVGRSQEEIEEARSDWMDGARFGEVQGYDGDRLIAPEVPPGPLKARGRVR